One part of the Phragmites australis chromosome 3, lpPhrAust1.1, whole genome shotgun sequence genome encodes these proteins:
- the LOC133911819 gene encoding polyol transporter 5-like yields MSTDAVPVAVAPAKRPPINKYAFACALLASMNSVLLGYDISVMSGAQLFMKEDLKITDTQIEILAGVINIYSLFGSLAAGLTSDWLGRRYTMVLAAAIFFTGALLMGLAPDYAILMVGRFVAGIGVGFALMIAPVYTAEVAPTSARGFLTSFPEVFNNFGILLGYVSNFAFARLPVHLSWRAMFLVGAVPPVFLGVAVLAMPESPRWLIMRGRIDDARRVLQKTSDSPAEAEERLLDMKKAIGIPEGASDSDDVVAIIRANKGSHSEGVWKELLINPSRPVRRMLVAGLGLMFIQQATGVDCVVMYSPRVFERAGIKSKTNSLGASMAVGACKTFFIPISTLLLDRIGRRPLLLASGGGMAIFLFTLATSLHMMDRRPEGEATALGAVSIAAMLSFVASFASGLGPVAWVYCSEIYPLRLRAQAAAIGTGLNRIMSGATTMSFLSLSNAITIAGSFYLYASIAAAGWVFMYFFLPETMGKSLEDTVKLFGKDTDDADVVVSRHERKKSTELSAQQ; encoded by the exons ATGAGCACGGACGCCGTCCCGGTGGCCGTGGCGCCGGCGAAGCGCCCGCCCATCAACAAGTACGCCTTCGCGTGCGCCCTTCTCGCCTCCATGAACTCCGTCCTCCTCGGCTATG ACATCTCGGTGATGAGCGGCGCGCAGTTATTCATGAAGGAGGACCTAAAGATCACGGACACGCAGATTGAGATCCTCGCCGGCGTCATCAACATCTACTCGCTCTTCGGCTCGCTAGCCGCCGGCCTGACCTCCGACTGGCTCGGCCGGCGGTACACCATGGTGCTCGCCGCCGCCATCTTCTTCACGGGCGCTCTCCTCATGGGCCTTGCCCCGGACTACGCCATCCTCATGGTCGGCCGCTTTGTGGCCGGCATCGGCGTCGGTTTTGCCCTCATGATCGCCCCCGTGTACACGGCCGAGGTGGCGCCTACCTCGGCTCGCGGCTTCCTCACCTCGTTCCCGGAGGTGTTCAACAACTTCGGCATCCTCCTCGGCTACGTCTCCAACTTTGCTTTCGCGCGCCTTCCAGTCCATCTGAGCTGGCGCGCCATGTTCCTAGTCGGCGCCGTGCCGCCTGTATTTCTCGGTGTCGCCGTCCTCGCCATGCCGGAGTCGCCCCGGTGGCTGATCATGCGGGGCCGCATCGACGACGCGCGCCGAGTCCTGCAGAAGACCTCCGACTCGCCCGCGGAGGCCGAGGAGCGGCTCCTCGACATGAAGAAAGCCATCGGCATCCCTGAGGGCGCGTCCGACAGCGACGACGTGGTCGCTATCATCCGCGCGAACAAAGGCTCGCACAGCGAGGGTGTGTGGAAGGAGCTGCTGATCAACCCTTCCAGGCCCGTGCGCCGCATGCTCGTTGCCGGCCTCGGGCTCATGTTCATCCAGCAAGCCACGGGCGTGGACTGCGTGGTGATGTACAGCCCGCGGGTGTTCGAGCGGGCCGGCATCAAGTCCAAGACCAACTCACTGGGCGCCTCCATGGCGGTGGGCGCGTGCAAGACGTTTTTCATACCGATCTCGACGCTGCTGCTCGACCGCATCGGCCGGCGGCCGCTGCTGCTTGCGAGCGGCGGCGGGATGGCCATCTTCCTGTTCACGCTGGCCACGTCTCTGCACATGATGGACCGGCGCCCGGAGGGGGAGGCGACGGCGCTGGGCGCGGTGAGCATCGCGGCGATGCTGTCGTTCGTGGCGTCGTTCGCTTCCGGGCTGGGTCCGGTCGCTTGGGTGTACTGTTCGGAGATCTACCCGCTGCGGCTGCGCGCGCAGGCCGCCGCCATCGGTACGGGGCTGAACCGGATCATGAGCGGGGCCACCACCATGTCCTTCCTCTCGCTTTCCAACGCCATCACCATCGCCGGGAGCTTCTACCTCTACGCCTCCATCGCGGCCGCAGGATGGGTGTTCATGTACTTCTTCCTGCCGGAGACGATGGGCAAGAGCCTGGAGGACACTGTGAAGCTCTTCGGCAAGGACACGGACGACGCGGACGTCGTCGTCAGCCGTCACGAGCGCAAGAAATCCACTGAGCTCAGtgctcagcagtga
- the LOC133911820 gene encoding polyol transporter 5-like yields MSKDAADGIPAAEAPAKRPPLNKYALACAVLASMNSILLGYDVSVMSGAQLFMKQDLKITDTQIEILAGIINIYSLVGSLAAGLTSDWIGRRYTMVLAAAIFFAGALIMGLAPSYAILMLGRFVAGVGVGYALMIAPVYTAEVAPTSARGLLTSFPEVFINTGVLLGYVSNYAFHSLPVHLSWRVMFLAGAVPPIFLAVGVLAMPESPRWLVMQGRIGDARRVLAKTSDSPAEAEERLADIKRTVGIPEGVGDNDDVVVIARKNKGTHGEGVWRDLLLRPTPPVRRILIACLGLQFFQQASGIDSVVLYSPRVFDKAGLHSDSNSLGATMAVGACKTLFILVATFFLDRVGRRPLLLTSAGGMVVSLVTLASALHKIEKLPAGQATPLAGVSIAAVLAFVASFSIGMGPIAWVYSSEIFPLRLRAQGCALGTAMNRIMSGAITMSFISLYKAITFAGSFYVYAGIAAAGWVFMFFFLPETRGRSLEDTEKLFGGGDCEDKEDGRDQHKKSMELSSSQP; encoded by the exons ATGTCGAAGGACGCCGCCGACGGCATCCCTGCGGCCGAGGCGCCGGCAAAGCGCCCTCCCCTCAACAAGTACGCCCTCGCCTGCGCCGTCCTGGCTTCCATGAATTCCATCCTCCTCGGCTATG ACGTCTCGGTGATGAGCGGAGCGCAGCTATTCATGAAGCAGGACTTGAAGATCACGGACACGCAGATCGAGATCCTCGCCGGCATCATCAACATTTACTCGCTCGTCGGCTCGCTCGCGGCGGGCCTGACGTCCGACTGGATCGGCCGGCGGTACACCATGGTGCTCGCAGCCGCCATATTCTTCGCGGGCGCCCTCATCATGGGCCTCGCCCCGAGCTACGCTATACTCATGCTCGGCCGCTTCGTggccggcgtcggcgtcggctaCGCGCTCATGATCGCGCCCGTCTACACGGCTGAGGTCGCCCCCACGTCGGCCCGCGGCCTGCTCACGTCCTTTCCGGAGGTGTTCATCAACACGGGGGTCCTCCTCGGCTACGTCTCTAACTACGCCTTCCACAGCCTCCCCGTGCACCTCAGCTGGCGCGTCATGTTCCTCGCCGGCGCCGTGCCGCCAATCTTCCTCGCCGTGGGCGTCCTCGCGATGCCGGAGTCACCGCGGTGGCTCGTCATGCAGGGGCGCATCGGCGACGCGCGCCGCGTCCTCGCGAAGACATCCGACTCGCCCGCCGAGGCCGAGGAGCGGCTCGCTGACATCAAGAGGACCGTCGGCATCCCGGAGGGCGTTGGCGACAACGACGATGTGGTAGTCATCGCCCGCAAGAACAAAGGCACCCATGGCGAGGGGGTGTGGAGGGACCTGCTCCTCCGCCCGACGCCGCCAGTCCGCCGCATACTGATCGCCTGCCTCGGCCTCCAGTTCTTCCAGCAAGCCTCAGGCATCGACTCCGTCGTGCTGTACAGCCCGCGAGTGTTCGATAAGGCCGGGCTTCATTCGGACAGCAACTCCTTGGGCGCCACCATGGCGGTGGGCGCGTGCAAGACGCTGTTCATCCTGGTGGCCACGTTCTTCCTCGACCGCGTCGGCCGAAGGCCGCTGCTCCTTACCAGCGCGGGCGGGATGGTGGTCTCGCTCGTGACGCTGGCCTCGGCGCTGCACAAGATCGAGAAGCTCCCGGCGGGCCAGGCGACGCCACTGGCGGGCGTGAGCATTGCGGCGGTGCTGGCGTTCGTGGCGTCGTTCTCGATCGGCATGGGCCCGATCGCGTGGGTGTACAGCTCGGAGATCTTCCCGCTGCGGCTGCGCGCACAGGGCTGCGCACTGGGAACGGCGATGAACCGGATCATGAGCGGCGCCATCACCATGTCCTTCATCTCGCTCTACAAGGCTATCACCTTCGCCGGGAGCTTCTACGTCTACGCCGGCATCGCCGCTGCCGGATGGgtgttcatgttcttcttcctgCCGGAGACGAGGGGCAGGAGCTTGGAGGACACCGAGAAGCTCTTCGGCGGTGGCGACTGCGAGGACAAGGAAGATGGACGTGATCAGCATAAGAAGTCCATGGAGTTGAGTAGTAGTCAACCGTGA
- the LOC133911821 gene encoding vicilin-like seed storage protein At2g18540 has protein sequence MAVATARWLVLLLAISAAAATAANERWRQSAAVGGQVVEKERRRVVAASEAGTVMAVDVADAAGTAYQLHFITMDPGALFLPVQLHADMVFYVHSGRGKITYIEEGNSEQSSLEVERGDVYNLEQGTILYIQSYPNATRQRLRIYAIFTSEGINADDPSKPTVEAYSSVSNLLKGFDVEVLRLGFGVQREVAEAIKSATRPPSIIPYNPEEKGDKKSDWREDIVDALLGVRDPEEFLNKKKDKHKGKGKKSKSKAFNFYSGKPDVQNCYGWSRSMTSEDLDTLHGSNIGMFMVNLTTGSMMGPHWNPKATEIAIVTDGEGIVQTVCPSSSPSGESRRGCHGHGWAEPGGRGDDRGPRCRNSVFRVKEGDVFVGPRFHPMAQMSFNNDSFVFVGFNTDMGQNHPQFLAGKRSVLQAIDKEVLAMSLGQANSSAVEQLLSAQRDSTILSCISCAEELEQKAEEEQRRREEEEGGGKGPGKREEEERRGEQEERERREREEEQRREEEERARREHEQQRREEEERARREQEEQQRREEEERARREEEEQQRREEEERTRREKEERRQREEEERVRREKEERRQREEEERARREQEEEEREEEEGGGDEPKREEEEEEGDEPSYHLSK, from the exons ATGGCGGTGGCGACTGCTCGGTGGCTCGTTCTGCTGCTGGCCATCTCGGCCGCGGCCGCGACCGCGGCGAACGAAAGATGGAGGCAGAGCGCTGCGGTCGGTGGCCAGGTGGTGGAGAAGGAGAGGCGGAGGGTGGTGGCCGCTAGCGAGGCCGGCACGGTCATGGCCGTGGACGTCGCCGACGCGGCGGGCACCGCGTACCAGCTGCACTTCATCACGATGGATCCCGGCGCACTATTCCTGCCCGTGCAGCTGCACGCCGACATGGTGTTCTACGTTCACAGCG GGCGGGGTAAGATTACTTACATAGAAGAAGGGAACAGTGAACAAAGTTCCCTGGAAGTTGAGCGGGGAGACGTCTACAACTTGGAGCAGGGAACCATCTTGTACATCCAGAGCTACCCCAACGCCACGAGACAGCGTCTTCGGATCTATGCCATCTTTACTAGCGAGGGCATCAACGCAGATGACCCCTCG AAGCCGACGGTGGAAGCCTATTCCAGCGTCAGTAACCTGCTCAAAGGATTCGACGTAGAAGTTCTTCGGCTGGGTTTTGGG GTTCAACGAGAAGTAGCGGAAGCGATCAAATCGGCGACGAGACCGCCATCGATCATACCTTACAACCCGGAGGAGAAAGGGGACAAGAAGTCGGACTGGAGGGAGGACATCGTTGATGCGCTGTTGGGAGTCCGAGACCCGGAGGAGTTCCTGAACAAGAAAAAGGACAAgcacaagggcaagggcaagaaGTCCAAGAGCAAGGCTTTCAACTTCTACTCCGGCAAGCCTGACGTCCAGAACTGCTACGGGTGGAGCCGGTCGATGACCAGCGAGGACCTCGACACTCTGCACGGTTCCAACATCGGCATGTTCATGGTGAACCTGACCACG GGCTCCATGATGGGCCCTCACTGGAACCCGAAGGCGACAGAGATCGCCATCGTGACCGACGGGGAAGGGATCGTGCAGACGGTTTGCCCGAGCAGCAGCCCGTCGGGCGAGAGCAGAAGAGGCTGCCATGGCCATGGGTGGGCTGAACCGGGTGGCCGCGGCGATGACAGAGGCCCCCGGTGCCGGAACTCAGTGTTCCGGGTGAAGGAAGGCGACGTGTTCGTGGGGCCGAGGTTCCACCCGATGGCGCAAATGTCATTCAACAACGACTCGTTCGTGTTCGTCGGGTTCAACACCGACATGGGGCAGAACCACCCGCAGTTCCTAGCCGGGAAGCGATCGGTGCTGCAGGCCATCGACAAGGAGGTATTGGCCATGTCACTGGGCCAGGCGAACTCGTCGGCCGTGGAGCAGCTGCTGTCAGCGCAACGCGACTCGACCATTCTTTCGTGCATTTCATGCGCCGAGGAGCTGGAGCAGAAGGCGGAAGAGGAGCAGAgacggcgggaggaggaggaagggggtgGGAAGGGACCGGGAaagcgagaggaggaagagaggaggggagaacaggaggaaagggagaggagggagCGAGAGGAGGAAcaaaggagggaggaggaagagagggcaAGGAGGGAGCATGAGCagcagaggagggaggaggaagagcgaGCTAGAAGAGAGCaagaggagcagcagaggagggaggaggaagagagggcaagaagagaggaagaggagcagcaaaggagggaggaggaagagaggacaaggagagagaaagaggagcgaaggcagcgggaggaggaagagagggtaaggagagagaaagaggagcgaaggcagcgggaggaggaagaaagggcaAGGAGAgagcaagaagaggaagagagggaggaggaagagggtggTGGTGATGAGCCAAAaagggaagaagaggaagaggaaggtgacgagccgTCGTATCACTTGTCCAAGTAA